In the Halosolutus gelatinilyticus genome, ACGCTATCGGAAAGGAGGTTCACACCAAGAAACGAGACGCGCCGCAAGTGCACACCCACTGTACAGCCGGTGGAAAGGCGATACTCGCACACTTGCCCGAATCGAGGGTCGATCAAATCATCGAGCAGCAGGGATTACCCGCATATACGTCGCACACGATAACGGATAAGAACGCGCTGTATGAAGAGCTCGAGCAGATCCGCGATCAGCGATACGCGGTCAACAACGAGGAAGTCGTCTACGGCAATCAGGGGATCGGCGCGCCGATTATCGATGAGCACGAGTCGGTCATCGGCGCGATCAGTATCTCTGGACCGGCCAATAACTGGCAGGGAAAACAACTCGAGGACGAACTCGCTAAGGCAGTTATCCGATCGGCGAACAATATCGAAATCAACATCCATACGGAAACTGGCTTCCTATGAGATTCGACCTTCTCAAATGACAGGTACAGGTTCCTCGTGATTTTATACACTCGTACTACTGTAAAGGAACTGATTTGCGTTTGCTAATGAGATAACAGTCAGAGTCGACC is a window encoding:
- a CDS encoding IclR family transcriptional regulator, whose amino-acid sequence is MSDETRRIQSVDRAFQILRQISENGCSSILEISEEVGLSPGTVHTHLATLKSKGFVQQEGKKYKLGMEFIPFSERARSQTDLFRAGKTEIEKLAHEYDAVAHLITEYQGKTLILYEMFGKDAIGKEVHTKKRDAPQVHTHCTAGGKAILAHLPESRVDQIIEQQGLPAYTSHTITDKNALYEELEQIRDQRYAVNNEEVVYGNQGIGAPIIDEHESVIGAISISGPANNWQGKQLEDELAKAVIRSANNIEINIHTETGFL